In Syngnathus acus chromosome 5, fSynAcu1.2, whole genome shotgun sequence, a genomic segment contains:
- the eif4ba gene encoding eukaryotic translation initiation factor 4Ba: MAASAKKKNKKGKTITLTDFLADQSGGGSAPAPSYPAKTTSWADETVDLDGDVSTSWHTDEDSFRGPPIDRSSLPTAPRSAREPNIDRSRLPRSPPYTAFLGNLPYDVTEESIKDFFRGLAISAVRLPREPSNHERLKGFGYAEFDDVDSLLRALSLNEENLGNRRIRVDIADQSNDKERDSGMMGGRDRGGRMADMGPDKTDSDWRARPSGEESDDGPPRRDDAFGERSRDRYESDRFRDGSRRDYDGGRDRYRDRYDDRDRREYDRGYDSRGGGGGRRAFGSSFRRDYDDNRGSNDRFGDRDRYGERDRYSEDRYERRDEKRDDRAPQQRPKLNLKPRSVPKDEEGGSAGSGGSSPAVAPTSSGRASSIFGDAKPVDTAAKERAVEERLKKQEESFQRQLEEDKGRGPDRKIRDKDPSWRNEESYTERSRTGSESSQTGSGSGRASRCRDNERSGENEVFSGREDEPSSPAPPSQPPPTKEPLKVMPAPPPKENAWAKRSASNTSTADADGRSPVSPVGSAPPKFSSSNSADERESGKDENKAGGAHRDRGPPRARGGPAGPGAGRGEVPNRDRRKEADRKDNRRDRDARPPPEPKKYEESPIPKFSSASKYAALLMDGDGDDAGDVE; encoded by the exons ATGGCGGCGTCAG ctaagaaaaagaacaagaagGGGAAGACCATCACTCTCACCGACTTCTTGGCAGACCAAAGCGGCGGAGGCAGTGCACCGGCTCCCAGCTACCCTGCCAAAACCACTAGCTGGGCTGATGAAACGGTTGACTTGGATGGAGATG TGTCAACTTCATGGCACACAGATGAGGATTCGTTCCGGGGCCCGCCCATTGACCGGTCCAGCCTGCCCACAGCACCCCGTTCAGCTCGTGAGCCCAATATCGACCGGTCCCGTCTGCCCCGCAGCCCGCCGTACACCGCCTTTCTTGGCAACCTGCCCTATGATGTCACTGAAGAATCCATCAAAGACTTCTTCCGCGGCTTGGCA ATCAGTGCAGTGCGTCTGCCCCGTGAACCTAGCAACCATGAAAGGTTGAAGGGTTTTGGCTATGCAGAGTTTGATGATGTGGACTCTCTCCTGAGGGCCTTAAGTCTCAATGAGGAG AACCTGGGAAACCGAAGGATCCGTGTAGATATAGCAGACCAGTCGAATGATAAAG AGAGAGACAGTGGAATGATGGGAGGTCGAGACCGCGGTGGGAGAATGGCGGACATGGGCCCGGACAAGACAGACAGTGACTGGAGGGCTCGGCCCAGCGGAGAGGAGAGTGATGATGGGCCTCCCAGGAGAGACGATGCCTTTGGAGAGA GATCACGAGATCGCTACGAGTCGGATCGTTTCCGAGACGGTTCACGAAGGGACTATGACGGTGGAAGAGATCGCTACCGGGACCGCTACGATGACAGAGACCGGCGAGAGTACGATAGAG GCTATGACTCTCGTGGTGGCGGAGGAGGCCGCCGTGCTTTTGGCAGCAGCTTCCGTCGAGATTACGATGACAATCGAGGTAGCAATGACCGTTTCGGCGATCGAGATCGTTACGGGGAAAGGGATCGTTACAGTGAGGATCGATACGAGCGGCGTGATGAGAAGCGTGATGATAGAG CTCCCCAGCAGCGGCCCAAGTTGAATCTAAAGCCCCGCAGCGTGCCCAAGGATGAGGAAGGCGGCAGTGCCGGCAGCGGTGGGTCTTCCCCAGCCGTTGCGCCGACCTCCAGCGGCAGGGCCTCCTCCATCTTTGGTGATGCCAAACCAGTTGACACGGCAGCCAAAGAACGGGCGGTTGAAGAGAGGCTGAAGAAACAGGAAGAGAGTTTCCAGAggcagctggaggaggacaAGGGCCGGGGCCCTGACCGAAAGATACGAGACAA AGACCCAAGCTGGCGAAATGAGGAAAGTTACACAGAGAGATCTCGTACAGGAAGTGAGTCCTCCCAGACAGGAAGTGGTTCTGGAAGAG CGTCACGGTGTCGGGACAACGAGCGTTCCGGGGAGAACGAGGTTTTCAGCGGGAGGGAAGATGAGCCTTCATCTCCCGCGCCCCCCTCACAGCCTCCCCCCACGAAGGAGCCGTTGAAGGTGATGCCAGCACCTCCTCCCAAGGAGAACGCCTGGGCCAAGAGAAGTGCGTCCAACACCAGCACTGCTGACGCTGATGGGCGGTCCCCGGTCTCCCCTGTTGGTTCGGCTCCCCCCAAGTTCAG ctCCTCAAATTCTGCAGATGAGAGAGAATCCGGAAAGG ATGAGAACAAGGCTGGCGGTGCTCACCGGGACCGGGGCCCCCCACGGGCTCGAGGTGGGCCTGCGGGGCCTGGAGCAGGGCGAGGAGAGGTTCCCAACAGAGACCGAAGAAAGGAGGCAGACAG AAAGGATAACAGAAGAGATCGAGATGCCAGACCACCGCCAGAGCCAAAGAAATACGAAGAATCCCCAATCCCT AAGTTCAGCTCAGCCAGTAAATACGCCGCTTTGCTAATGGACGGAGACGGCGACGACGCTGGGGATGTGGAGTAG
- the LOC119123033 gene encoding keratin, type I cytoskeletal 18-like, with protein sequence MSYRRSNVQQISASQVQPRYRAFSTYGGSQDVRVSSVPSLRSSNKMGSGMTAGLGLGVSGSMAAGSGLGAGITGNEKGAMQNLNDRLANYLETVKNLEQANEELEMKIRQALKTGGPDLRDYSKYEPIIEDLRKQIFDKISENARLVLQIDNSRLAADDFKVKYDTELAIRQSVEADISGLKKVIDDTNMSRMNIESEIEAVKEELDYLKRNHENEVRELRNQISQSGVQVDVDAPKGQDLSQIMADVRGNYEKIAVKNAEDLKRWHENQTAEVQAQVSQNTEALQGAQVERSDLTRQIQTLEIELASQQSLKASLEDTLRNTELRNNIEMEKYNSILLHLEEELGNLRANINQQTQEYEALLNLKVKLEAEIQTYKTLLDGGDFKLQDALQ encoded by the exons ATGAGCTACAGAAGATCCAACGTTCAGCAGATCTCTGCATCCCAAGTCCAACCCCGCTACCGTGCCTTCAGCACCTATGGCGGTTCCCAGGACGTCCGCGTCTCCTCTGTACCTTCCCTGCGTTCTTCAAACAAAATGGGCAGCGGTATGACTGCTGGTTTAGGTCTGGGTGTCAGCGGCTCCATGGCAGCGGGCAGCGGCTTGGGAGCGGGCATCACAGGCAACGAGAAGGGAGCCATGCAGAACCTCAACGATCGTCTGGCCAACTACCTTGAGACGGTGAAGAACCTGGAGCAGGCCAACGAGGAACTGGAGATGAAGATCAGGCAGGCGCTGAAGACCGGAGGGCCTGACTTGAGAGACTACAGCAAGTATGAACCCATCATTGAAGACCTCCGTAAACAG atCTTCGACAAGATATCGGAGAACGCTCGTCTGGTGCTCCAGATTGACAACTCTCGTTTGGCTGCTGACGACTTCAAAGTCAA GTATGACACAGAGCTGGCCATTCGCCAGTCGGTGGAGGCCGACATTTCCGGGCTAAAGAAAGTCATCGACGACACCAACATGAGCAGGATGAACATTGAGAGCGAGATTGAAGCCGTGAAGGAAGAGCTTGATTACCTTAAGAGGAATCACGAAAAT gaGGTGAGGGAGTTGAGGAATCAGATTTCCCAGTCAGGTGTGCAAGTGGATGTCGACGCCCCCAAAGGTCAGGACTTGTCCCAGATCATGGCGGACGTGAGGGGCAACTACGAGAAGATCGCAGTGAAAAATGCAGAAGATCTCAAACGTTGGCATGAAAATCAG ACAGCAGAAGTTCAGGCGCAAGTATCACAGAACACAGAAGCGCTCCAGGGTGCCCAAGTGGAGCGGAGTGACTTAACCAGACAGATACAAACTCTAGAAATCGAGCTGGCGTCTCAACAGAGCTTA AAAGCCTCCCTAGAAGACACACTACGCAACACAGAGCTCCGGAACAACATAGAAATGGAGAAGTATAACTCTATCCTCCTACATCTGGAGGAGGAGCTCGGAAACCTGCGCGCTAACATCAACCAGCAGACGCAAGAGTACGAGGCTCTGCTCAACCTCAAGGTGAAACTGGAAGCTGAGATCCAGACCTACAAGACCCTACTGGATGGCGGCGATTTCAA GCTTCAAGATGCACTCCAATGA
- the LOC119123032 gene encoding keratin, type II cytoskeletal 8-like — MSARAVKTTTFSTLSTTKGPSQSFSSRSFSGYGGQGVGAGRQSCVLRGSYGGVGSSGAAIGGFKMVGGYVAGGSAQRAGGLEFGYVGFGGGMGQEVVAPITEVTVNRSLLVPLNLEIDPTIQSVRIQEKEQIKTLNNRFASFIDKVRFLEQQNKMLETKWKLLQEQTPACSNIDAMFEAYIANLRKQLDNLSHEKVKLESELHHMTGLVEDFKTKYEDEINKRNECENNFVLLKKDTDAAFLIKAELEAKLDGLSDEIDFLRQIFDAEIHELQSQIKDTSVVVEMDNSRNLDMDAIVAEVRAQYEDIANRSRAEAESWYQNKYAQMQESAGKCSEDLKLTKAEIADMNRRIMRLQSEIDMVKAQNNNLEAQIAEVQERGELAVKDAKLRIRELEEALQRAKQDMALQVRQYQELMNVKLALDIEIATYRKLLEGEEDRFTTGIKTKVSKITSMNYNAYGLESSRTPSYVSCSFGTIKASGDSVPEAETAEVKSTTSVTTTETVVSTTEEKKEVEVPAVTEVAKTEEQVEAEVVAE, encoded by the exons ATGTCTGCCAGAGCTGTGAAGACCACCACCTTCTCCACCCTGTCCACAACCAAAGGCCCGAGTCAGAGCTTCAGCAGCCGCTCCTTCTCCGGCTACGGTGGTCAAGGTGTGGGTGCTGGCAGGCAAAGCTGCGTACTCCGCGGCTCCTACGGTGGGGTgggcagcagcggtgccgccaTTGGAGGCTTCAAGATGGTCGGTGGGTATGTTGCCGGGGGGTCGGCCCAAAGAGCTGGTGGATTAGAGTTTGGCTACGTGGGCTTTGGTGGAGGCATGGGCCAGGAAGTGGTGGCCCCCATCACAGAGGTGACGGTGAACAGGAGCCTGCTGGTCCCCTTGAACCTGGAAATTGACCCCACCATCCAGTCGGTCCGCATCCAGGAGAAGGAGCAGATCAAGACCCTCAACAACCGTTTCGCATCTTTCATTGACAAG GTACGCTTCCTGGAACAGCAGAACAAAATGCTGGAGACCAAATGGAAACTTTTGCAAGAGCAAACCCCAGCATGCTCCAACATCGATGCCATGTTTGAAGCCTACATCGCCAACCTGCGAAAGCAGCTGGACAACTTGAGCCATGAAAAGGTCAAGCTGGAATCGGAACTTCATCACATGACAGGTCTGGTCGAGGACTTCAAGACCAA ATACGAGGATGAGATCAACAAGCGCAATGAATGTGAGAACAACTTTGTTCTCTTGAAGAAG GACACAGATGCAGCGTTTTTGATCAAAGCAGAGTTGGAGGCCAAACTCGATGGACTTTCTGATGAAATTGACTTCCTGAGGCAGATCTTCGATGCT GAAATCCATGAACTACAGAGTCAGATCAAGGATACATCTGTCGTCGTGGAGATGGACAACAGCCGTAACTTGGACATGGATGCCATCGTTGCTGAAGTGCGTGCCCAGTATGAAGACATCGCCAATCGAAGCAGAGCTGAGGCGGAATCATGGTACCAGAACAAG TATGCCCAGATGCAGGAGTCTGCTGGTAAATGCAGTGAAGATCTGAAGTTAACCAAGGCGGAAATTGCTGACATGAACCGCAGAATAATGAGGCTCCAGTCTGAAATTGACATGGTTAAAGCACAG AACAATAATTTGGAGGCCCAGATCGCTGAGGTTCAGGAGCGTGGCGAGTTGGCAGTGAAGGATGCCAAACTCCGCATTAGAGAACTGGAGGAGGCTCTTCAGAGGGCCAAGCAGGACATGGCCCTGCAGGTCCGCCAATACCAGGAACTGATGAACGTGAAGCTTGCCCTGGACATTGAGATCGCCACCTACAGGAAACTTCTCGAGGGAGAGGAGGACAG GTTCACAACTGGAATCAAGACCAAGGTGTCCAAAATCACCT CTATGAACTACAATGCTTATGGCCTGGAGAGCTCCCGTACCCCATCTTACGTCAGCTGCTCATTTGGCACCATCAAGGCGAGCGGCGATTCTGTGCCTGAGGCGGAGACTGCGGAGGTGAAGAGCACCACTAGTGTCACCACAACAGAAACCGTGGTGAGCACGACtgaggagaagaaggaggTGGAGGTGCCCGCTGTTACTGAGGTCGCTAAAACTGAGGAGCAGGTGGAGGCTGAAGTTGTGGCTGAGTGA